The following is a genomic window from Nitrospira sp..
GTGCCTGCTCCAGATCAACAGGCTGACGACGCAAGCGAATCCCATAAAGAGCCAGGATTGATGGAGCAGCAGCGCTACAAAGGGAAACAGGCCGAATGCCAAGAGTGCCCCGCCTGACGAATACCTCCACAACAACACGGTTCCTATCCAGAGTCCCATGAGTGTGAGTCCTACCCCTGGAGCGATACCTGCCACCGCTCCCAGGGCCGTTGCCACGCCCTTCCCACCCTTAAAATTGAGGAACACCGAATGCAGATGGCCGAAGATCGATGCCAAGGCGACAAGTAAGGCTGAGAATTCTTGCTGGAACAGCAGCGTTCCTACCCATCCGGCCAACCAGCCTTTTCCGATGTCGCCGATCAGCGTCAGGATGCCGGCCTTTTTTCCGCCGACCCGCAAGACATTCGTGAAACCGACGTTTCTGCTGCCCGCCGTTCGTGGATCCGTGACACCCAGCAGACCCGATACGACCACGCCGAAAGGAATCGATCCGAGGAGATAGGCGAACAGGCTGACGAGACCGATGAGCCAGGGACTGTCCATCATGGGTGTGCCGACCGAGGGCCGGCCTACAGCCCCTTTGCTCCGACCTGCCGCCAAAAATTTCGGACATACTGCGCGCCTGACACATACCCGAGGATGAGCGACAGGTACAGTGTCACGATGCCGGCGAGATGGAGATTACCGATCACCTCCACCACGGTCCCTTCAAGAATAAGGAGGACGATCGCGATCACTTGCAGAGCCATCTTGTACTTGCCGGTGACTTCGGCAGACATGATCAGGCCTTCGCTGGCGGCGATGGCGCGAATGCCGGTGACGGCCACTTCCCGCGCGATGATGAGGATGGCGGCCAGCGCGCTGACGCGATCGACTTGCACCAGGAGGATCAAGGCGGAGAGGATCAACAACTTGTCCGCGATCGGGTCCAGCAGACGCCCGAGCTTCGTGATCTGCCCGGTCTTTCTGGCGACGTAGCCGTCGAGCAGGTCGGTCACGGCCGCGATGACGAACACGATGGCCGCGGAGAGGGCACGGTCCGGTGTGGGATCGATCAGCAACATGACAAAGACCGGGATCAGCAGAATTCGGGCGAAGGTCAGGACGTTGGGCAGGTTGATGTTGCTTTCCTGCCCCGCCGCCCGTATCAGCGCTTGTCCGGTCTGTTTTCCGTTCGCTCCCATTGGGCTCTTGCTCTCCGGTGGCTCCCCTACACAATGCCGTTTTTCAAGAGGTCATGCAAGTGGATGACGCCGGCTAGACGTTGATCGCGGTCCACGACGACGAGCGCGGTGATCGTATGGCGTTCCATGATCCCGAGGGCCGTGGTCGCCAATTCGTCCGGACCGACGGTTTTGGGGGTTCGGTTTCTGCCGTCCTCGGTGGGACGTTTGTGCAACGGATTGGCAAGATCGATGGCCGTCGCCGTCCTGAAGTCTCCGCCCTGTTGAAGAAAACGCCGTAGATCGCCGTCCGTGATGATGCCGACCACCGTCTCGGCTGCGTCGAGCACGGTCGTCATGCCGAGTCGCTTTCCAGTCATCTCCAGAATCGCTTCGGAGCCAGGCGTGTCGAGCCTGACGCGCGGCACATCCGACCCTCTATGCATCAAGTCCCGTACCTTCACCAGCAAGCGGCGGCCCAGCGTGCCTCCGGGATGAAACTGCGCATAGTCTTCCTGCTTGAATCCCCGCTTTTGCAGGAGCGCGATCGCCAGGGCGTCTCCCATCGCCAACGCCGCCGTCGTGCTCGCCGTCGGCGCCAAGCCCAGCGGGCAGGCCTCTTCGCTGACCGAGACGTCCAGGACCACGTCGGAGTTCTTGGCGA
Proteins encoded in this region:
- a CDS encoding Acyl-phosphate:glycerol-3-phosphate O-acyltransferase PlsY, with the translated sequence MMDSPWLIGLVSLFAYLLGSIPFGVVVSGLLGVTDPRTAGSRNVGFTNVLRVGGKKAGILTLIGDIGKGWLAGWVGTLLFQQEFSALLVALASIFGHLHSVFLNFKGGKGVATALGAVAGIAPGVGLTLMGLWIGTVLLWRYSSGGALLAFGLFPFVALLLHQSWLFMGFACVVSLLIWSRHKDNLIRLWSGTEARIGHGS
- a CDS encoding CDP-diacylglycerol--glycerol-3-phosphate 3-phosphatidyltransferase; its protein translation is MGANGKQTGQALIRAAGQESNINLPNVLTFARILLIPVFVMLLIDPTPDRALSAAIVFVIAAVTDLLDGYVARKTGQITKLGRLLDPIADKLLILSALILLVQVDRVSALAAILIIAREVAVTGIRAIAASEGLIMSAEVTGKYKMALQVIAIVLLILEGTVVEVIGNLHLAGIVTLYLSLILGYVSGAQYVRNFWRQVGAKGL
- a CDS encoding D-arabinose-5-phosphate isomerase, translated to MEIEARAVQNLTARLDERFAHAVDLLFRCTGKVVISGMGKSGLIGQKIAATLASTGTPSFFLHPAEGIHGDLGMVARHDAMIAISNSGEVQEVLQLLPFVKRINIPVVALTGKMHSTLAKNSDVVLDVSVSEEACPLGLAPTASTTAALAMGDALAIALLQKRGFKQEDYAQFHPGGTLGRRLLVKVRDLMHRGSDVPRVRLDTPGSEAILEMTGKRLGMTTVLDAAETVVGIITDGDLRRFLQQGGDFRTATAIDLANPLHKRPTEDGRNRTPKTVGPDELATTALGIMERHTITALVVVDRDQRLAGVIHLHDLLKNGIV